A stretch of Schistocerca nitens isolate TAMUIC-IGC-003100 chromosome 6, iqSchNite1.1, whole genome shotgun sequence DNA encodes these proteins:
- the LOC126262992 gene encoding UPF0449 protein C19orf25 homolog, producing MFSTEMFKKKPNIPPRPSPPGITQLIADLDNSDSDDIVFQRNKLALENLLNEIENSEEDSGAGDDENDPEKLYLRVKNFVETNNILHEYVKTLEQQNDNLQICDAELKRIAEEIRKQAQQALK from the exons ATGTTTTCGACAGAAATGTTTAAGAAGAAACCAAACATTCCTCCACGACCATCTCCCCCAGGAATAACTCAATTAATAGCAGATCTAGATAACTCGGACAGTGATGACATTGTTTTCCAGAGAAATAAACTTGCTTTAG AAAATTTGCTGAATGAAATAGAAAACAGTGAAGAGGACAGCGGTGCTGGCGATGATGAAAATGATCCAGAAAAATTGTATCTCCGggtgaaaaattttgtggaaacaaatAATATACTGCACGAATACGTGAAAACATTGGAGCAACAAAATGACAATCTTCAAATCTGTGACGCTGAATTGAAACGAATAGCGGAAGAGATCCGGAAACAGGCGCAACAAGCGCTAAAGTGA